The sequence TAACCTGCTGGGAGAGTTTCTGGGAACTTTAATGCTTGTCGTTCTTGGCTGTGGGGTCGTTGCTAATGTATGTCTGAAAAAAACAAAGGGTGAGAATTCCGGCTGGATAGTTATTACAGTAGGATGGGGCATCGCTGTTACATGCGGTGTTTTTCTTGCTGAAGCAACAGGCTCAAGGCAGGCCGACATCAATCCTGCAGTCACTCTTGCCAAGATATTCATGGGTGTATATACCCTTCCCCATGCCTTGATTACCATGGCTGTACAGTTTGCCGGTGCATTCATAGGGGCCTTTATCATTTACCTGTTTTATCATCCTTACTTCAAGGAAACGCCCGAACCCGAAAAAAAACTTGGCGTATTCTGCACTGCCCCTGCAATAAGAAAAACCGGGAATGCACTATTCTGCGAGATTGCAGGTACGGTTGTGCTGATTACGGTGATCCTGGCAATATTCGAAGAACTGAACGGCAATATTGCCAGCCAGTACGGACCATATCTTATAGGGTTCCTTGTCTGGGGCATCGGTGTTTCCCTTGGAGGCACGACTGGCTATGCGATCAATCCGGCCAGAGACCTGGGACCAAGGATTGCTCATGCCGTGCTTCCGATCCCGGGAAAAGGCGGATCGGACTGGGGCTATGCCTGGGTTCCTGTACTCGGACCCTTTATAGGAGGGGCAATTTCTTTCGGATTAGCAAGAATATTTAAACTTGTCTAAGGAGGTCCAGATGAAAACGGTGATAATCATAGTCGGGATTTTAGCAGCTATTGCTGCTGGAGTCTTATCTTTTTACGGGCTTTTTGCGCCCGTAAATATCCAGGAAAAAGAGATTGGCCCGTTTGATTTCGTAATGGAGTCGCATGTCGGCGCCTACAAGGATGTGGGACCACTGATAGATAAGATGCAGAAGGATCTGAATGATGACGGGATACAAACCTCTATGGGGGTAGGCATTTATTATGATGATCCCAAGGTAACGGCCGAGGATAAGACAAGATCCATAATAGGAAGGATTATCGAAGACGCTGATCGTTCAAAGGTCATGGAAATAGAAAGGAAATATAAAGTAGGAGAACTTCCGCAGACCAATTACCTGGTCGTGGAATTCCCCTTCAAGGGGCTGCCCTCGATTGTAATAGGAATTTACAGGGTGTATCCTAAAATAGCCAGGTATATGAAAACACATGAGATACCTCAGATACCTGTAATCGAAATATATGCACCAAAGGCTCAGAAAATGTTTTATATCGTCCCGACAAGCCTTAATCGGCATTTCTTTGACGATCTGATGAAT comes from Desulfomonilia bacterium and encodes:
- a CDS encoding MIP/aquaporin family protein codes for the protein MYGNLLGEFLGTLMLVVLGCGVVANVCLKKTKGENSGWIVITVGWGIAVTCGVFLAEATGSRQADINPAVTLAKIFMGVYTLPHALITMAVQFAGAFIGAFIIYLFYHPYFKETPEPEKKLGVFCTAPAIRKTGNALFCEIAGTVVLITVILAIFEELNGNIASQYGPYLIGFLVWGIGVSLGGTTGYAINPARDLGPRIAHAVLPIPGKGGSDWGYAWVPVLGPFIGGAISFGLARIFKLV
- a CDS encoding GyrI-like domain-containing protein, with amino-acid sequence MKTVIIIVGILAAIAAGVLSFYGLFAPVNIQEKEIGPFDFVMESHVGAYKDVGPLIDKMQKDLNDDGIQTSMGVGIYYDDPKVTAEDKTRSIIGRIIEDADRSKVMEIERKYKVGELPQTNYLVVEFPFKGLPSIVIGIYRVYPKIARYMKTHEIPQIPVIEIYAPKAQKMFYIVPTSLNRHFFDDLMNKVGPQG